The DNA sequence CGACGGTCCATTTCTGAACGCTGATGATTGATGTAGCCGGCTTCCACAAGCTTCTTCAGATTGTAGGAAACATTCGATCCGAGATAGTGACCCCGTGACCGCAACTCGCCAGCAGTCATCTCCTGATCACCAATATTGAACAGAAGCAGCGCCTGCACGCTGTTAATTTCAACATTGCCACTCCGATCAAGCTCATCCTTGATCACATCCAGCAAACGACGGTGAAGCCGCTCAACAAATGTCAGCGCCGTCAGATAGGCCTCACGCGCTTCGGGGGAAGCACTCCTTGGCTCACTTGTTTCTGCTTCTTCGATCATCGCACTCATGGAACAAACCTCTACAAATCCGCTCTCGCGGCAACCTCAAACTCAGATCGCCGCAAACCCATAACCACCACACTACAAGCGGCGTCCTAATGGTGGCTTAATCAGAACCTCAAATTTGGCCTAAATTTGGGGATGTTTTCCCTACAGATCGATCATTCAGCAGCTTGACCGTAGGCTGCGCCTATCATTGTGTCGGAAAGGATTTGGTAAGTATGTTTCCAAGCAGCATCAACATCCGGCGTATAAGCCTCACCTAGACCCTGCTCCAAAGTCCACAAGAGTGCCGCACCCACCTTGTCGTAGTGCTCCGGCTTCACCCCGTAAGCGACATGGCCCTGCCCAAGTTTCTGCACAACAGGCACCAGGGAATTAAGATCATTGAGGCCCGCTACAGCAATTGTCAGCGTCTTCATCAGCTTGCGCCCCTGCTCCTCCATATCTCCGGAAAAAAGTGGCTTTACCTCAGGTGCAATATCGAACAGGCGGCCATAGAAAAGTTCAGCGGCTTTGTCCGCAATGGGCTTAACAGCGTCAAACGAGCCTTGAACAAGTCCGATTTCAGTTGGGGTCATTAGTTTTCTCCTCGCGTTATGCGAGCAGAAAGCTAGTCATTACACCCTAAGTCCTGGTTAAGGCGGTCCAAACCAAATCAGGCGAGAGACCTAAAGGTCGCCCTTCAGCAGTTTGATAATGCCAGAAAAATCGACCTGCTCATGCCCACTGGACTCCATGAGGCTGTAGAGAGCTGCTGCCTGAGCCCCAAGCGGCGTTGCGGCTTTGGCACTTTGGGCTGCCTCCTGCGCGAGACGTAAGTCCTTCAACATCATGCCTGCGGTAAATCCTGCTTGATAGTCCCGGTTTGCCGGCGAGCTCGGCACCGGTCCTGGCACTGGGCAATAAGACGTCATCGACCAACACTGACCCGATGCCGTTGAAGAAATATCAAACAGTGTCTGACCGTCGAGGCCCAGCTTTTCGGCAAGCACAAAAGCTTCTGAGACACCGATCATAGAAATGCCCAACAGCATATTGTTGCAGACCTTAGCGACCTGCCCATTGCCGGCTGCACCGGCATGGAAGATGTTCTGGCCCATAATGTCGAGATAGGGTTTTGCCGCGGCAAACGCTGCTTCCTCACCCCCAGCCATGAAGGTCAATGTTCCGGCTTCCGCTCCACCGACCCCGCCCGACACTGGCGCATCAATCATTTGCATTCCCGCTGCTTGCGCTTCTGAGATGACTGCGCGAGCCGTTGTTACATCGATGGTTGAGGAGTCGATGAACAATGTCCCTTTGTCGGCAGCCGCAAGAAGACCGTCGTCACCCAGATAAACTGACGAGACGTGCGCTCCAGCGGGAAGCATTGTCACAACAGCATCAACGCCCCTTGCAACATCAGAAGCAGCAGCAGCCACAGAGGCACCTGTATCCGTTGCTTTTTTGACCGCGTCAGCAGACAGGTCAAAAACCGTCAGATCATGCCCGGCCTTGATAAGGTTCTGCGCCATCGGCCCGCCCATATTGCCAAGCCCGATAAATCCAATATTCGCCATCTCTTGCCTCCCGGAAATAAGTTCAGTCGAACGTCAGCTCATTCTCGCCAAGCGACGCGAAATAACCCGCCACCTGCTCGTCTGTCACAGCGTCCAGAGATGCAGGCTGCCACTTCGGCGCCTGATCCTTATCAATCACCACAGCCCGCACACCTTCGTAGAAGTCGGGCGCCGCCATAAACCTATTTGTCAGCCGAAATTCGAGCGACATGCAATCTTCGAAATCAAGCTCCGCGCCTGCGCGAATTTGTCCATAAGCAACCCGCGTAGAAAGAGGCGACTTAGACCGGATAGTTTCAGCTGTCTTAGTCGCCCACTCACCACCATCAGTGTCTAACCGTTGGAGAATGGCGTCCACGCTATCAGCGCTGAAAGCAGCATCGATCAGGCCCTGCAATTCAGCCAGGGGCGCGTCATCCGTTGCCTGTGTTTCTGCTGCGATCGCAGCATCCACAGCTTCCCCCTCAACAAGCCGGGTGAGAAGCGCTTCATGTCTGTCTGTTGGTACGAACGCATCTGCGATCCCGGCATAGACGGCATCGGCCACTTTCAGGCGCGCGCCCGTAAGCCCGAGATACATGCCGATCTCACCTGGGCAGCGTGGCAGAAAATAGGTGCCGCCAACATCGGGAAACAAACCGATACCCGTTTCCGGCATCGCAAAGGTCAGACGTTCAGATGCAACGCGGCGACTACCGTTCACCGACACCCCGACACCGCCGCCCATATTGATCCCGCTCATGAGAGCCACATAGGGCTTTGGGTAGCGCTTGATGGTGCGATTAAGCCGATATTCATCGCGGTAAAAGTTGATCACTTCAGGTGAACCAGCTTTCCCCTGATCATGAAGCACCCGAATGTCACCCCCAGCGCAGAACGCCTTTTCGCCCGCTGCCTGAATGACAACAGCAGTGATGGAGTCATCCTCGGCCCATTGCTCAAGCTGAGGATGAAGCTGCTTCACCATATTATAGGTAAGCGCATTCAACACCTTCGGGCGGTTGAGAGTTACGAGACCAATAGGCCCACGCTGCTCAAACAGAATTTCCGGCTCTTCACTCATTTCGGTCTTCAGTCTTTCAACATCTCGCGCGCAATGATGACGCGCATAATCTCATTGGTCCCTTCCAGGATCTGATGCACGCGCACATCCCGCAAATGCCGCTCAAGCGGATAGTCTTTGAGATAGCCATACCCGCCGTGAATCTGCAGCGCTTCATTGACGACATTAAAGCCGGTGTCGGTCGCAAACCGTTTTGCCATCGCCGCCTGCATGGTGGCATCAGGCGCTTTGGCATCCACCTTCACCGCTGCTTGATAGAGCAGCAGACGTGCGGCTTCGAGCTCCGTTGCCATATCTGCGAGCTTGAATTGAAGCGCTTGGAAATCGGCGAGCGGGCGACCAAACTGTTTGCGCTCCTGCATATAGGCTTTGGCGGTCTCAAGCGCCGTCCGCGCCGTGCCCAGGGAGCAGGCACCAATATTAAGGCGACCACCGTCGAGACCCATCATCGCGATCTTGAAGCCCTGACCTTCTTCCCCAATTAGGTTCTCAACCGGCACACGGGCATCTTCAAAAATGACGGCGGCAGTCGGCTGACTGTTCCAGCCCATCTTGCTTTCTGTCGCACCAAAAGATAGGCCGGGTGTGCCTTTTTCAACGACCAGACAGGACACCCCTTTGGGCCCGTCCTCGCCGGTGCGTACCATGCAGACATAGACGTCTGAGGTGCCACTTCCGGAGATAAAGGCTTTAGAGCCGTTCAGAACATAATGGTCCCCGTCTCTCACGGCTTTTGTCCTGAGGGACGCCGCATCTGATCCGGAACCAGGTTCCGTCAGGCAGTAGCTGGCAATTTTGGCCATAGAGGTGAGGTCCGGCAGCCACTTGGACCGCTGCTGGTCAGAGCCGAAGCGATCGATCATCCACGATGCCATATTGTGGATCGACATATAGGCCGCCGTCGACGTGCACCCGGCCGACAGCGCCTCAAAGATCAAAGCCGCATCAAGACGGGTGAGCGCTGAGCCCCCCACATCTTCGCGCACATAAATGCCGGCAAAGCCAAGCGCTGCGGCCTTCCGCATGGTTTCAACCGGGAAGATGGCTTCCCTGTCCCATTCAGCCGCATAGGGCGCCAGCTCATCCTGGGCGAACCCGCGCGCAACGTCCTGAAACGCCTGCTGTTCCTCTGACAAATCAAATTGCAAAGCGGCACCTCCCGTTGGGATACGTAGTCAAAGCACGCATCTCGTTCTGCGGGTGATAAAAGCCCGGTAATCCCCTGTCAAACAAGCCTTTTCTCACAAAGCGGACCCTACGGAATGTTGCCAGCTTGTCCCCCAGCCGATATGACAGAACCACCATAATAAGAATTGAGAGCCTGAGCCCGTGCCCACAAATCCGACATTCCCAAGCACCCGCATGCGTCGCAACCGCCATAGCGATTGGTCAAGACGCCTTGTGTCGGAAAACAAGCTCAGCATAGACGATCTAATCTGGCCGCTCTTTGTTTTTGAGGGATCCGGCAGAGAGGCCGTCTCCACCATGCCCGGTGTCGATCGCCTGTCGATTGACGAAGTGGTGAAGTCAGCAGAAGCCGCGGCGAAAATTGGCATCCCGGTCATCGCCCTCTTCCCCTATACCGATGCAGAAGGTCGGACACCTGGTGGTGACCTGGCAATGGACCCGGACAATCTTGTTTGCCGTACGGTTCGCGCCATCAAACAGGCCGTGCCAAATATTGGTATTCTGTGCGACGTGGCCCTCGATCCCTATACCAGCCATGGCCACGACGGCGTGATGGACGGCGATATTATCCTGAATGACGAGACCGTCGAAATCCTTGTGAAGCAATCCCTGGTTCAAGTGGAAGCGGGCTGCGACATTATTGCCCCGTCCGACATGATGGACGGACGTGTTGCTGCGATCCGTGAGGGCCTTGAAGCCGCCGGTCACACAAACACTCAAATCATGGCCTATGCCGCAAAATATGCCTCAGCCTTTTACGGTCCTTTCCGCGATGCCATCGGCTCAACCGGCGCCCTAAAAGGCGACAAACGGACCTATCAGATGGACCCTGCCAACACCGACGAAGCGCTCCGCGAAGTCGCTCTCGACATTGCAGAAGGCGCTGACTTCGTCATGGTCAAACCGGGCATGCCCTATCTCGACATCGTGACCCGTGTGAAACAGGAATTTGGCGTGCCCACATTCGCCTATCAGGTGTCGGGCGAATATTCGATGCTCGCAGGCAGCATTGAACGGGGCTGGCTCGACCGCGACCGTGTGATCCTCGAAGCCCTGACCGCCTTCAAACGCGCAGGCGCAGACGGAGTGCTCAGCTACTTCGCGATGGATGCCGCAAAGCTTCTCATTCAAGGCTGATTTCTGCGCTCTCAGCGATCTGCTTCGCCTCATCCAGCCATTGACACGGCCCGTCAATGGCAACCACGGTCTCAGTCACAAATCCATTGAAACCGGTTGCGAGCGCGAGCGAATAAGCTCCCATCAGGCCAACCTCAATCCAGTCCCCCTCCTGGATATCGTCCGGCACCAGAAACGGGTTATCCAGAACATCAAGATTATCACAGGTTGGCCCAAAGATTCGAAAGGCTTTCGGGTCACCCTTCAAGGTACGACCGCGACCAAAAGCGCGTGTTGGCATGATGAACTTGCCAATATTCACCTCTGACAAGCAGCCGTAAATTCCCTCGTTAACATAGAGCGTATCGCCTTTGCGCAAATGCACCTGCAACAGAAGCGAGCATCCGTCTACCGCAAGCGCACGCCCCGGCTCGCACAACAAAGGCATGTCGAGGGTGAGTTCCGTCACGGTGTCCGAAATCACTTTTAGCATTGCCGCCAAGTCGACATTAACCCCTGTGTAAGGGGCAGGAAAACCACCTCCAATATCGAGATAGGCAAGCTCAACTCCCGCCTTCTCGATAATCGTTTTCGCAGTCATCAACGCTGTCCGATAGGCTTCGATATCAATACATTGACTGCCGACATGAAATGTAAGCGCGGGTCTCATGCCCCTGCGCACCACATCTTGAAGTAAGAGTACCGCGTCATCCGCAGACACACCGAACTTGCTCGACAGATCAAAAACAGCACCTGTCCCGCCAGTCGCAAAACGAACACTGATGGTTGCATCTGTGCCGACGATTTGTTCGATCTTGTCGAGCTCCTTAGCATCATCGATCACAAAGTCGGTAAGCCCGTAAACGTCTGCTGCGGTTTCCAGAGCGCCCCGCCCTTTGACGGGGTGGTTGAAGTAACAGTTTGCGTCAGGCAACAAATCACGCACTTGCGAGATTTCCGTCAAAGACGCAGTGTCAAATGAGCAAATACCAGCACCAAAAAGCGTTTCCAGAATGAACGGATGAGGGTTGCACTTGACTGCATAAAGCACCTCGCCAGGAAAATGGTCGATAAACACGCTCACCTTCGCTCGGATCACATCCGGCCAAATCACGAAGATCGGGTAAGACGGGTCAAGCTGATCCAGCATGGAGCCAACGGACGAAAAGCGTTGTGTCTTCAAGACTTTTGCCCCAACCGCGCGATCAGGCTAGACGTATCCCATCGGTTTCCACCCATCTCCTGGACATCGGCATAAAACTGATCCACCAGTGCGGCAACGGGAAGTTGTGATCCGTTCCGGCGCGCCTCTTCCAGACAGATCGCCAGATCCTTGCGCATCCAGTCGACCGCGAACCCGTGCTCAAACTCTCCCGCAATCATGGTCTCGAAGCGGTTTTCCATTTGCCAGGATTGCGCCGCCCCTTTTGAAATCACATCAATCACAGCCGCTGCATCAAGTCCGGCGTTTTCCGCAAACTGAATGCCCTCTGACAGGCTTTGCACAAGCCCCGCAATACAGATCTGATTGACCATCTTGGTGAGCTGTCCGGCCCCCGCAGGGCCCATCAAGCGGACCGATTTTGAGAAACAATCAATCAGCGGTTGTGCCATCTGAAAAACGGCTTCTTCGCCACCAACCATGACGGTAAGCGCCCCATTCTCAGCCCCCGCCTGACCGCCCGACACCGGCGCATCCAGAACGCCAATGCCCTGCTCTTGGCCAATTTCTGCAAGTTCACGGGCAACGCCCGCAGAAGCCGTCGTGTGATCCACAAACACGGTACCTGAGCTCATACCAGCGAATGCACCTTGATCCCCGAGTGTGACACCTTGCAGGTCATCATCATTACCGACACAGCAAAAGACAAAATCAGCGTCCTTGGCTGCCTCAGCTGGCGTGGACGCCTTCGCGCCGCCATGCTGCGCCACCCATTTATCAGCCACAGAGGTCGTGCGGTTGAAGACGGTCACGGAGTGACCCATTTGGCTTAAATGACCCGCCATCGGGTAACCCATCACGCCAAGTCCAACAAATGCGACTGATTTTTCCACGCCCACGGTTTTTGCCTCTATTCTGATGTTTGGGCACCCTTGTACCGGACACGCACCCCATAACGCAAAACAGCCACCCGAAAGTAGAGAAGAAAACAAACATGAGCACAGCACTGAAAATCGGGAAATGGGCAGGAATTATCGTGTTGGCGCTGATTACCGTGATCGGTCTTCTTCTCATGGACCGCTATGGCGCAGCCCGCCAATCGGTCGACGCTCATGACGGCAACCTTCAACTGGCTGGCCTCAAAGCCCCTGTGCAAATCATCCGCGATGAAAACAGCGTGCCCCATATCTTTGGATCCAGTGAGGAAGATGTCGCCTTTGGCCTCGGCGTAACCCACGCGCAAGACAGACTCTGGCAGCTGGAGCTTTTCCGCCGTGTCGGCCAGGGACGCTTGGCCGAACTGCTGGGGAGCTTCGCCCTCCCCGCTGACCGCTATCTCCGCACGCTCGATCTTTATGGGCAGGCTCAGGCGACGGTTCCCGAGCTCTCCCCAGAAACTCAATCTCTGCTTGAGGCCTATGCCGCAGGTGTGAACTCCTATCTCGCACAACGCGAAATCCCCCTACCGCCAGAATTCCTCTTCATGGCGCACACGCCTGAACCCTGGGTTGCGGCAGATTCCGTCGTGATGATCAAGCTTCTGGCGCTTGGCCTCTCCGGCAATGCCACCCGTGAGCTTTCCAGAGCTAGACTGGCAGAAGTTCTGACGACGGACCAACTGGCAGCTTTCTTTCCACCCTATCCAGGAGACGGGCCCGTTGCCCTGCCTGACCTGGCAAGCCTCTATTCAGACACCCCGATCCGGGAGGCCGCTGCTGCGATCCCTGATACGGGCCCCAAAGGGGCGTCCAACAATTGGGTTGTGGATGGCAGCCATACAGCAAGTGGGAAACCCCTGCTCGCCAATGATCCTCACCTGGGTATGCTGGCTCCCTCAATCTGGTATCTCGCCCACCTCGCCTACCCGGACAGAAATGTCGTCGGTGGCACAATTGCTGGCGTGCCGAGCGTCGTGCTTGGGCGCAACGACCATATCGCCTGGGGGTACACGAACACTGGCCCCGACACGCAGGACCTCTACGTAGAAAAACTAAACCGGGAAAACCCGAACGAATATCTAACACCCGACGGTTATGAGACTTTCGAAGAGCGCACTGAAATCATCAAAGTCCGTTTCGGCGAGGATGAGATATTCACTGTCCGCTCAACCAGAAACGGCCCCGTCCTACCGTCTGACTTTTTTGGCGCCGACAAACTGATCGAGGAAGGCCATGTCCTCGCACTTTCCTGGACCGCATTTGCGCGCCCAGACCTCACAATTGAAGCTGGCCACAACATCACCAAGGCACAAAACTTCGAAGAGTTTCGAAACGCTCTCCGCTCTTATGTGGCGCCCATGCAGAACATGGTGTTTGCCAATGTCGACGGAGAAATTGGGTTTATCGCACCCGCACAAATCCCCGTGCGCAACGACGCCCATGAAACCTTGGGGCTCATTCCAACACCAGGATGGAAAGCCGAAAACAGCTGGATCGGCACAATCCCGTTTGAAGGCCTGCCGCAAAGCTTCAATCCACCAAGTGGGAAGATCGTCACCGCGAACAACAAAATTGTCTCTGACAGCTATCCCTATTCCATCACCAAACAATGGGACCTTCCCTACCGCGCCGAGCGGATCGAAGAATTACTCGCAGCATCCAACAAGCACACTGTCGATAGCTTCAATAGGATGTTGATGGATAATGGCTCAAGCTTCGCCGCCAAGTTCGCACCGATGCTTCTTGGAATGGCAGCAGACACACCTGAGACCGCTGCGGTGCGCGCGCGCCTTGCTGCCTGGGATCACAGAATGGACGGTGACAGGGCTGAACCCATCCTGTTCCTCAACTGGATGCGGGAACTCACCCGTCTTGTCTATGCTGATGAGCTACAGGAAGAGTTTGCGTCTCGCTGGCGTTTCCATCCTGTGTTCATGGAACAGGTTCTGACTGGCGTTGAGGGCAAAGAAGCATGGTGCGACAACACCACAACACTCGACGTGGAAGAAACTTGTGCTGACCTCGTAGACGAGGCGCTGACAAAGGCGCTGACCGATTCGAAGGAACGGTTTGGCGACAATATGAATTCCTGGAGATGGGATGAAGCCCATCCCGTCGTGAACCGGCACATACCGGGATCATTCTTGCCGCTGCTCGGCGATGCGCTGACGATTGCCCGCCCCTCGTCCGGCGGCAACCACACCATCAATCGCGGACAGCATTCCATCGGCTCCAGCAATCCGTTTGATAACATCCACGCGGCGGGATATCGCGCCGTGTATGACCTCGCAGATCTCGATGCATCCCGCTACATGATTTCAACAGGCCAGTCCGGCAATCCTTTATCGCCGGACTTTGATCATCTGGCAACCGACTGGGCTGAGGGTGGAAGCATCGCCATCGCGACGGATCGCACCTCGATCAAAACCCTATCGCGTATGGAATTGACGCCCGCCCCGTGAGCACTAGCGAATAGAGCCTTCACCCGCCAATCGGTAGGACTTGCAGTGAGGGGACGAGTTCCGCAGACACTCCGCGTAGTAAAGGCGCAAGACAGACCCATCAAGGTTCATGTCATAACAGTCCTTGGTGCCATATGAGATGATTTCTGATTGATGGCACCAGCGGTTGCCTTCAATCCACCAACGACCACTACCCCGCTTCGAGCGCGTAGATGAATGTTCCCGATGGTAGGTCTTGTAGTGGTAGTAAATGAGCTTCACACGGCTTGTCCCGTCCGCATTGAGCTGGATTTCGACATTGGTGAGACGGTTACCACCCTGAATATCAAGACGGCCCATCTCGAGAAAAAGCGTCTGACCAGTCAGACGCGCACTAATCGCATTGCCGGTGAGTGAGTTACCCGGGCGATTACGAATGGTTTCTTCCAGGTTGCCTCCACCGCCATAGTGATCATACCCCACAATGCCCGTAGATCCGCCGGGTGTTGCCACCTCTTCTTCACCGCGCTGTTGCGTGGTCGCCGCCTGTTGAGGCTGCACATCTTCATTGCGCCGCGTTGGAAGTTGGTCTGTAACCTGCGGTTTAGGCTCAGGTTTCACCTCAGGTTTCGGTTCTGGCTTTGGTTCCGGCTCGGGCGTTGGTTCAGGAACCGGGTCAATGTCCGCGTCCGCGAAGGTTGGCGTTTGTTGATCCGAACCATCAATCTGGGCCGCAGCGTCGTCATTATTATCGAGCCCAGCGGCAAGCTGGAATGTTAAAGCGTCGCCGTCTCCAGGTCCTTCTGACCCAAAGATCCCGCCACCCAACAAAAAATAGACCAGCACCAACAAATGAAGACCAACCGACCAGAGCAACACTGTACGAAGGCGCGGTGCTTCAAACCCGTTTAACTGATCTGGATCAGCAACACTCATTCAGATTGCTCCGTTACAAGGTTCACTTCCCGCACGCCCACGTTCCGAAGGCCCTCCATGAGCTTAATCAACTCATGGGCCGGTGCATTTTCATCTGCCTTAATAGAGACGTCATAAATGCCCTGTTCATCCAGGAAATCGCGCAGCGCATAGGCTGCAAGATCAGCACCCATGACACGGTCGCCCAGATAAACAAACCCATCAGCCTCGACATAGAGCACCAGGTCCTCAGATGCCCGCTTGTCATCCACCTGTCCAACGGGCAGATCAACATCTATGTCGTCAGTAGGCTGCAACGTACCGGCCAGCAGAAAAAAAATCAGCAGCAGGAAGACCACATTGATGAGAGGCACAACCGACTCATACGGCCGACGCTGAGGAGGTTCTTCGAATTCAATCATTACCTCAAACTCTCCACTCGCGATGTTCCAATGGACTGGGCACCGCCATTGCGGGCAGCTTCAATAGACGAAATCAGCGGCTGCACCGCTGAGCCATTTTCAGCCAAGATCGAGACAACAGCCTCAGGATCACCGCCGAGATTGGTACGAATACCTTCACTCAACGCCTCTGGCGCAATCGGTTCACCGTCGAGCCGCAGACTGCCGTCAGTCAGAACCCAGACCTCAACCACATGACGATCGGTCTCAACCTCTTCCGGATCTGGGGCCGGCGTGAGAACAGCGATCGACTGGGTCTGCAAAAAGGAGCTCGCAAGCATGAAAAAGATCAAAAGCAGAAACACCACATCAATGAGTGGCGTTAAACTCACGATCCTCTTTTTGTGGATTGCTTCATCAAACATGGCAAACCGCCTTAGGCAGATTTAAGGGCTGCAAGTAACCTTGATGACGCATCACGCAATGTAAGGCGCGCGACATCCACCCGGCTCTCCAGAAGATTAAGAGACGCAATTGCCGGAATGGCGACAGCCAGACCCACAGCAGTTGTCAGCAACGCTACCCAAATCCCACCGGACAAGATGGCCGGATCGACCTTGTTACCTGCAAGCTGCAATTGTTGGAACGCGTTGATCATCCCGATCACAGTGCCAAGGAGGCCGAGCAGAGGTGAAATATTCCCGATCACTTCAAGCCAGCGGAAATAGCTCTGCAAGCCGCCTAGCTCATTGCCCCCAACACGGGCGATCTCTTCTTCTGCATTTCCACCATTTTGCGCGCCTTCAACACCGGCCAACAATGTCCGAGCCACTGGAGAACGCGTCTTGCGGAGCACTGCAGCGGCGCCATCCCTGTCACCCGATTTGACCTTATCAATAGCAACATCAATGAACGCACGGCGCGTAAGGCCAGCGCGCCAGAATTGAAATACCTTGAGCAGAATAATCGCCAGAGACAGAACCGACAGGCAAAGCAGAATGACGACAATCGGACCACCTCTATCCACAAGCGGAATAAGCTCCCAGATGCCACCATCTGTCCCGGCGGCGGCGGCAGCATCAAGTCCTGCAAGTCCATCCGCAGATTCGGCTGCAGCCCCGTCTCCCGTCGCTTCAACTGCTGCGTCCGCGCCAGCACCTGTTTCCTCACTCACTACACTTTCCTCATCGGCCACCGGTATCACTCCCCCAAACAGCCCGATTGCACACGAGCCGAACAATTAGTAATGTAACTTTACTAGAGCATTTGAAAGGCGATTTGGTCAACCAGGATTTGCATAGATCGCTTAATCAATTAAATCAGTGCAATCGCTTCGACAAAAGGCCAGAATCTGCCTACCAAACCTTTCTAGCGCACCGTTTAGTGAAAGAAGCGCTGAAAACAAAACGAGCCTAAAGAGCTAGATGGTTAATCAAGACACAGACCGCGACGAGCTGGATCCTTTCTACTTTATTGAATTATTTTCAGAAGTAGGCACGCTGCTTCAACACAATTATGACAGCCGAAGCGGCCTTAGTCGCAACCAAACGCGCGTCATTGTAACTCTCTTGAAGACAGACGGCCTGACGCAGACCGAGCTTGCAGATGCCCTTGGCATCCACAAAGTATCCGCCGGGATCTATATTTCCGAACTAGAGGAATTTGGCTTGGTTGAACGTAAGCCCCACCCACAGGACGGGCGGGCAAAGTGCATTTTCCTGACACCTGTACTCCACGAACTAAGGTCTGGTGGCGAAGACATTGTCAAGGATATGCATAAAGGCATTATCGAGGGAATTGACGCCGATGCATATCGGCAATTTCTCAACAATATGCGCCTGATGCGTGACAATCTCAAAAAGATGACACCGACACCGCCGCCTGAGAGAACACCTGATTAGGTAGCCAACGCACAATATCCACCACGGTGGTAGATTAAGGGCGTCTCCGCACTGGGCTGTTGAAAAGACTTCACCCGCCCAACCATGATGATGTGATCACCTGCATCGTAACGAGCATGGACGTCACATTGAAATGTCGCCAAAGCCTCAGACAGATACGGACAGCCGTTTACACCCTGATCAACTGCAATGCCATCCAGGTGCGGGTGTCCGGACCGCGACAGACGGTTGGAGAGTTCCTGCTGAGCTGCCGCCAGGATATTGATCGTAAACCCCTCGCATTGTTCAAACGCCTGAAGACGGTCCGACGATTTATCGAGACACCACAAAACCAGCGGCGGATCGAGTGACACTGACGAAAAGGAATTGACCGTAATTCCAATAGGGGCATCATCTCCAACCTGAGTAGTCACAATGGCAACGCCGGT is a window from the Rhodobiaceae bacterium genome containing:
- the C1-hpah gene encoding p-hydroxyphenylacetate 3-hydroxylase, reductase component, translated to MNTFDSRSFRNALGEFATGVAIVTTQVGDDAPIGITVNSFSSVSLDPPLVLWCLDKSSDRLQAFEQCEGFTINILAAAQQELSNRLSRSGHPHLDGIAVDQGVNGCPYLSEALATFQCDVHARYDAGDHIIMVGRVKSFQQPSAETPLIYHRGGYCALAT